One region of Phragmites australis chromosome 18, lpPhrAust1.1, whole genome shotgun sequence genomic DNA includes:
- the LOC133899560 gene encoding uncharacterized protein LOC133899560 — translation MLTTAQSRQHHAFEKNPGHMKNMDRKLQQAMSHAGSKYMQRIYPLGSIQRSSSNLTLSSLSLSQNSNDSSLSSSNTSWEPKVPLLYGGTFSPWGDVLVSLERRTEDDKVSDHDVEGGEEFDCSEPGSLHRCSWITKNSDEAYVQFHDEFWGVPVYNDNRLFELLALSGMLIDHSWTEILKRRDMYREVFADFDAGAVAKMDETDIAEISGNKELKLVECRVRCILENAKCIQKVAKEFGSFSGYMWGHVNHRPLVGKYKHHKCIPFRTPKSEAVSKDLVRRGFRLVGPVIVYSFMQAAGMVIDHLVDCFRFPECVRLAERSWGITNVAA, via the exons ATGCTCACCACTGCACAAAGCAGGCAGCACCATGCATTCGAGAAGAACCCTGGCCACATGAAGAACATGGACAGGAAGCTGCAGCAGGCCATGAGCCATGCAGGCAGCAAGTACATGCAGAGGATCTACCCTCTGGGCAGCATCCAGAGGAGCAGCTCCAACCTCACATTGTCGTCCCTCTCCCTGTCGCAGAACTCCAATGACTCCTCGCTCAGCAGCTCGAACACCAGCTGGGAGCCCAAGGTGCCGCTGCTCTATGGCGGCACGTTCAGCCCCTGGGGTGATGTGCTGGTGTCTCTGGAGAGGAGGACGGAGGATGACAAGGTTAGTGACCATGATGTTGAAGGAGGGGAGGAGTTTGATTGCAGTGAGCCAGGGAGCTTGCATAGGTGCAGCTGGATCACCAAGAACAGTG ATGAGGCATATGTTCAGTTCCACGACGAGTTCTGGGGCGTCCCTGTGTACAACGACAA CCGCCTCTTCGAGCTGCTGGCGCTGTCAGGGATGCTCATAGACCACAGCTGGACGGAGATACTCAAGAGGAGAGACATGTACAG GGAGGTGTTCGCCGACTTCGATGCCGGCGCGGTGGCGAAGATGGATGAGACCGACATCGCCGAGATAAGCGGCAACAAGGAGCTCAAGCTGGTGGAGTGCAGGGTGCGCTGCATCCTTGAGAACGCCAAGTGCATTCAGAAG GTGGCAAAGGAGTTTGGGTCGTTCAGCGGGTACATGTGGGGGCACGTGAACCACCGGCCGCTGGTGGGCAAGTACAAGCACCACAAGTGCATCCCGTTCCGGACGCCCAAGTCGGAGGCGGTGAGCAAGGACCTCGTCCGGCGAGGGTTCCGCCTCGTCGGCCCCGTCATCGTCTACTCCTTCATGCAGGCCGCCGGCATGGTCATCGACCACCTCGTCGACTGCTTCCGGTTCCCCGAGTGCGTCCGCCTCGCCGAGCGCTCATGGGGCATCACCAACGTCGCCGCGTAG